The Spirochaetota bacterium genome has a segment encoding these proteins:
- a CDS encoding methyltransferase domain-containing protein, which translates to MVNTSHVLEAINVRYSNLAQSSCCLSCGGAINHAKPKPGEVCVDLGSGRGTDVLRMADAVGSNGFVYGIDISSGMIAKSKELSNKFGYTNVAFIQSDLETLPLPNNNCDVIISNCTINHVNNKQNVFNEIYRILKPGGRCIISDIYSIGQVPLEYKNDPDAVAECWAGSIPKDEYLAIIAKAGFSDIEILEESEPYPKGAIYVASFTYKITKP; encoded by the coding sequence ATGGTAAATACATCACATGTTCTTGAAGCAATAAATGTGCGTTATAGCAATTTAGCTCAAAGCTCCTGTTGCCTGTCCTGTGGAGGAGCAATTAATCATGCAAAGCCCAAACCAGGTGAAGTATGTGTTGATTTAGGCAGTGGACGCGGCACTGATGTTCTGCGTATGGCTGATGCAGTGGGTAGCAATGGTTTTGTTTATGGCATTGATATCTCCAGTGGCATGATAGCTAAATCAAAGGAACTATCGAACAAATTTGGATATACTAATGTTGCATTTATACAATCAGACCTTGAAACACTGCCACTTCCCAATAATAACTGTGATGTTATCATTTCTAATTGTACAATAAACCATGTAAACAACAAACAAAATGTATTCAATGAAATTTATCGCATCTTAAAACCAGGTGGAAGATGCATTATAAGTGATATTTACTCTATTGGACAGGTTCCTTTAGAATACAAAAATGATCCTGATGCAGTTGCTGAGTGCTGGGCAGGTTCAATTCCTAAAGACGAGTACTTAGCAATTATAGCAAAGGCGGGATTCTCTGACATTGAAATACTGGAAGAAAGTGAACCGTACCCCAAGGGTGCAATTTATGTTGCAAGTTTTACCTATAAAATAACTAAACCATAA
- a CDS encoding methyl-accepting chemotaxis protein codes for MKVELNSYDSKIKNFTLQFILRTEGISYFIIVPILLLFLTINISFTNNQLIFFIICIAFAFPISFITTQINNIIVTKPVQKYFNAVVKSEDISEESYELAFKRFLSLPYLHSIGAFFRWVFGLSMFTVPITVSHQFSATQIFISWMSILICAPSGTVLYFLLTEIFIQEIYNTGIFPKIPANFTFKNTMGITKKLMISITIIVLTPFFIMIAFMATIIDQGTLHLSSSWWKLFIFGCIGLLFSLYLAKLLAKSLIIKTNIIKEFLVTVGEGQLAAYTKKIAVADELAEINIAVYTMKENLRSMVELIRASSLELKATSNNMRISSTKFSEASRDLTAIIEETSSAYEEMSSSFEMIVNTIKLQLEQANTVNTEITVINSSGSNLTHQVNELTGTFNEAISGVEKGKETIQRSVSAITDISQYLETVEATVSTINEVADQINLLALNAAIEAARAGEHGRGFAVVADEVNKLADQTASLVKGIQSTIEQYSSKIKNEIKFINETATLFESVRDKMLTTQNVLNITHQFTKELTTQNESIMGKIEKLVQLSNEIYNTSNEQQITIDELTKAINSINEVATHTAEESFTIQSLSEKLEDNARRLLENIEYFKVSM; via the coding sequence ATGAAGGTTGAACTTAATTCATATGATTCAAAGATTAAAAATTTTACATTACAATTTATTCTTAGAACTGAGGGAATCAGCTACTTTATTATAGTTCCTATATTATTACTTTTTTTAACAATAAATATTTCTTTTACAAATAATCAACTGATATTCTTTATAATATGTATTGCTTTTGCATTCCCCATTTCGTTCATTACCACTCAGATTAACAACATTATTGTGACAAAGCCAGTACAGAAATATTTTAATGCAGTAGTAAAAAGTGAAGATATATCAGAAGAATCATATGAATTGGCCTTTAAAAGATTTTTATCCCTGCCCTATTTGCATAGTATTGGAGCTTTTTTTAGATGGGTTTTTGGATTATCGATGTTTACCGTTCCCATTACAGTATCACATCAATTCTCAGCAACGCAAATTTTCATAAGCTGGATGAGTATTCTAATATGTGCCCCATCAGGAACGGTATTGTATTTTCTTCTTACCGAAATATTTATACAGGAAATTTATAATACCGGTATATTTCCAAAAATCCCTGCAAATTTCACATTCAAAAACACCATGGGTATTACAAAAAAATTAATGATATCAATTACCATTATTGTTCTAACTCCATTCTTTATTATGATAGCATTTATGGCTACTATAATCGATCAGGGCACTTTACATCTTTCTTCTTCATGGTGGAAACTTTTCATTTTTGGATGTATAGGATTACTATTTTCTTTATATCTTGCAAAATTATTGGCAAAATCGCTCATAATTAAGACTAACATCATTAAAGAATTCCTGGTTACTGTTGGCGAAGGGCAACTGGCTGCATATACAAAAAAGATAGCAGTTGCTGATGAACTGGCAGAAATTAATATAGCTGTTTATACTATGAAAGAAAATCTTCGTAGTATGGTTGAGCTTATTCGTGCAAGCTCTTTAGAACTCAAAGCAACAAGCAACAACATGAGAATTTCTTCAACTAAGTTCTCAGAAGCATCACGCGACCTCACAGCTATTATTGAAGAAACAAGCTCAGCATACGAAGAGATGTCATCATCCTTTGAAATGATAGTTAATACTATCAAATTACAACTTGAACAGGCAAATACAGTAAATACAGAAATAACCGTTATCAATTCTTCTGGGTCAAACTTAACACATCAGGTAAATGAATTAACAGGGACTTTTAATGAAGCTATCAGTGGAGTGGAAAAAGGCAAGGAAACAATACAGAGGTCAGTAAGCGCTATAACTGACATTTCTCAATACTTAGAGACAGTTGAAGCAACAGTATCAACAATTAATGAAGTGGCCGATCAGATAAACCTTCTGGCACTGAATGCTGCGATAGAAGCAGCGCGTGCAGGTGAACATGGGCGAGGCTTTGCAGTTGTTGCCGATGAAGTGAATAAATTAGCTGATCAAACAGCATCTCTGGTAAAAGGGATTCAATCAACTATTGAACAATACTCCAGTAAAATTAAAAATGAAATAAAATTTATTAATGAAACAGCTACATTATTTGAATCAGTTCGTGATAAAATGCTTACAACACAAAATGTTTTGAATATTACTCATCAATTCACAAAAGAACTTACCACCCAAAATGAAAGTATAATGGGAAAAATTGAAAAGTTGGTACAGCTTTCCAATGAGATATATAACACATCAAATGAGCAGCAGATAACTATTGATGAACTGACCAAAGCAATAAATTCTATTAATGAAGTAGCCACCCATACCGCAGAAGAATCATTTACAATACAGTCCTTATCAGAAAAACTTGAAGATAATGCCAGGCGATTACTGGAAAATATTGAATACTTCAAAGTATCAATGTAA
- a CDS encoding aldehyde ferredoxin oxidoreductase family protein, with translation MQEITGTSNKVIEVDLTTQSYREIPISEKDLELYLGGKGLGLKLFYDRVPAGIDPFSEENEFIVMTGVYLGTGAPCAGRFAAVTKSPLTGLMGTGSCGGPFGMALKTSGWDGLIVKGKAKSPVYLVISSKGVEFKDAKKLWGKDTQTVQKALDKEGSGALVIGQAGENKVLYANICSGHRFLGRCGMGAVLGSKNVKAIVAKGNEFKIVPKNPKKFDKARKKTLKFINRNPITSVSYRQFGTNANVNLNNAGGLLPVRNFTGGSHGEAHKISGEEMAERFDTKFSTCKPCAILCGHKGTINGQMRQIPEYETIGTFGSNLEIFDPVAVSEFNELCTKYGLDTISTAVTIAWAMEATEKGLIKTDLKFGSPDNVAKTITDIAYRRGFGNDLANGTRKLSQKYGGADFAIQVKGLEMAAYDPRGAWGQALSYAVANRGACHLSTASFAVEVYLNMHDPFSLKGKGSMIAFLEDVTCAINSMHICQFTAFAVELEPFVVKYTPTFLLNPMVTYLNPIATKFMDVSLWPEMWSGITGKRMGMFKWIKAGRRIHVLERYMNTREGISRKDDTLPQRFLTEGRHCDPQQRTVPLEELVDSYYKARGFDENGIPKDSTLKRLKIEKK, from the coding sequence ATGCAGGAAATCACTGGAACAAGTAACAAGGTCATTGAAGTTGATTTAACCACACAATCCTACCGTGAGATTCCCATCTCTGAAAAGGACCTGGAACTCTATTTGGGCGGCAAGGGATTGGGCTTAAAACTTTTTTATGACAGAGTGCCGGCAGGCATTGATCCTTTCTCTGAGGAAAATGAATTCATCGTGATGACGGGAGTATATCTGGGCACTGGCGCACCCTGTGCAGGTCGCTTTGCAGCAGTTACCAAATCACCATTGACAGGACTTATGGGAACCGGTTCCTGTGGCGGACCATTTGGTATGGCATTGAAAACCTCCGGTTGGGATGGACTCATTGTAAAGGGCAAAGCTAAATCACCGGTGTATTTAGTTATCAGTTCAAAGGGAGTTGAATTCAAGGATGCAAAAAAATTATGGGGTAAAGATACTCAGACCGTTCAAAAAGCCCTTGACAAGGAAGGCAGCGGTGCACTGGTCATTGGGCAAGCAGGTGAAAACAAGGTACTGTATGCTAATATCTGTTCCGGCCACAGATTTTTAGGGCGCTGTGGCATGGGTGCAGTACTGGGTTCAAAAAATGTAAAAGCGATAGTTGCTAAAGGAAATGAATTCAAGATAGTACCAAAAAATCCTAAAAAGTTTGATAAAGCCCGCAAAAAAACACTTAAATTTATCAACCGCAATCCCATTACATCCGTATCATACCGGCAGTTTGGTACCAATGCAAATGTCAATCTGAATAATGCAGGTGGGTTGTTACCGGTTCGCAATTTCACGGGTGGTTCACACGGCGAAGCACACAAAATTTCTGGCGAAGAAATGGCTGAACGCTTTGATACCAAATTCTCAACCTGCAAGCCCTGTGCCATTCTCTGCGGTCACAAAGGCACTATAAATGGCCAAATGCGTCAGATTCCTGAATATGAAACTATTGGTACTTTTGGCTCCAATTTAGAGATCTTTGATCCTGTCGCAGTCAGCGAATTTAACGAACTTTGTACAAAATATGGCCTTGATACAATATCCACTGCAGTCACAATTGCCTGGGCAATGGAGGCCACCGAAAAAGGATTAATTAAAACCGATCTCAAATTTGGATCACCCGATAATGTAGCAAAAACTATCACGGACATTGCTTATAGAAGAGGGTTTGGTAATGATTTAGCCAATGGTACCCGAAAACTATCGCAAAAATATGGTGGAGCTGATTTTGCAATTCAAGTTAAAGGCCTTGAAATGGCAGCCTACGATCCCCGTGGTGCTTGGGGGCAGGCATTAAGCTATGCTGTTGCAAACCGTGGTGCGTGCCATCTTTCCACTGCAAGCTTTGCAGTTGAAGTGTATCTGAATATGCATGATCCCTTTTCACTCAAAGGTAAAGGTTCCATGATTGCATTTTTGGAAGATGTCACCTGTGCCATTAATTCAATGCATATATGTCAGTTTACTGCTTTTGCTGTAGAACTGGAACCTTTTGTGGTAAAATACACGCCAACATTTCTATTAAATCCAATGGTAACCTATCTCAACCCAATTGCTACAAAATTCATGGATGTAAGCCTGTGGCCCGAAATGTGGTCGGGAATTACTGGCAAGCGCATGGGGATGTTCAAGTGGATTAAAGCAGGAAGAAGGATACATGTTCTTGAGCGCTATATGAATACCCGTGAAGGTATATCACGAAAAGACGATACTCTCCCACAACGATTTTTAACCGAGGGCAGGCACTGTGACCCACAGCAGCGTACCGTACCATTGGAAGAACTGGTAGATAGTTACTATAAAGCACGTGGTTTTGATGAAAATGGCATTCCTAAAGACAGCACATTAAAACGATTAAAAATTGAAAAAAAATAA
- a CDS encoding iron-containing alcohol dehydrogenase encodes MIPYNFTFLSHPKICSGLKALEHIPFELESLNARKPLVITSARWAKKGLAKTLTKALYDSNITIGALFTNAPNYPSVTIINELSKLYRDRGCDSIIALGSGGIAHIAKAVNMAVSLKTDILKCTDLTISSPLKPLICAPTADCEGGEMAAIAYYERFEKQSDFLYPDVIVIDSRITRHATSQEVANCALTSLAHAIEACGIAAPNPINDAYAHTALQFIYQYLPKTIKRPCNKDGSVAIVNAAACADTAFSNAPQGIVHTLAQAIVLDTNLQPGKVMGILLRYSLAAKLHAKGGIRPELLLALAGIDTYAKTPEKDRQKVAYDYLIKCIDATGNYAPSTLKGLNIPHYKLKEYARLAAVKNKQHKETEYMALLEKSFEGK; translated from the coding sequence ATGATTCCATACAACTTTACATTTTTAAGTCATCCTAAAATTTGTTCTGGGCTTAAAGCGCTGGAACATATCCCATTTGAATTAGAATCACTGAATGCCCGCAAGCCCCTTGTCATCACATCAGCCCGATGGGCAAAAAAAGGGTTAGCAAAAACATTAACGAAAGCTTTATACGATAGCAACATTACTATAGGCGCTCTTTTTACCAATGCCCCTAACTACCCCAGTGTAACAATAATCAATGAACTATCGAAACTATACAGAGATAGGGGTTGTGATTCAATCATTGCACTTGGTTCAGGCGGGATAGCACATATTGCAAAAGCAGTCAATATGGCTGTTTCACTTAAAACTGATATTTTGAAATGTACTGATCTTACCATTTCATCGCCACTTAAACCTTTAATTTGCGCACCCACTGCAGATTGCGAAGGCGGGGAAATGGCCGCTATTGCATATTACGAGCGTTTTGAAAAACAATCCGATTTTCTGTATCCTGATGTTATTGTTATTGATTCACGCATAACGCGCCATGCTACTTCACAGGAGGTGGCGAACTGTGCGCTTACATCACTGGCACATGCAATTGAAGCATGTGGCATAGCTGCACCTAATCCTATCAATGATGCGTATGCACATACTGCACTTCAATTTATTTATCAATACCTTCCAAAGACAATTAAAAGGCCATGTAACAAGGACGGAAGTGTTGCTATAGTTAATGCGGCAGCCTGTGCGGATACTGCATTTTCAAATGCACCACAGGGAATAGTACATACATTAGCGCAGGCGATAGTTCTTGATACCAACCTTCAACCTGGTAAAGTGATGGGAATTCTTCTTAGATATAGCCTGGCTGCAAAACTGCATGCTAAAGGTGGCATACGCCCTGAATTACTACTTGCCCTTGCTGGCATTGATACATATGCAAAGACTCCTGAAAAGGACCGCCAGAAAGTCGCTTATGACTATCTCATTAAGTGTATAGATGCAACAGGTAACTATGCACCTTCAACATTGAAAGGGTTGAATATTCCCCACTACAAACTGAAAGAATATGCCAGATTAGCTGCTGTAAAGAATAAACAGCACAAAGAAACTGAATATATGGCACTTCTAGAAAAATCCTTTGAAGGTAAATAA
- a CDS encoding radical SAM protein, with the protein MKLSQYTIIRKLHDSNNYFMMNPLSMQADIISQHEMKAIADGTFDISILKHKGYVLDEQEEKILYRKAYLEFLDTRDNSEVQIFFVPWYACNFACSYCYQSGYDNKGTVTPEVIDAFFSYITAHITKPKYITLFGGEPLLDSPHAREIISYFIEKANQHSLSLAIVTNGYTLSSYIDILKKAAIREIQVTLDGTQNVHNKRRFTKTKTPTFDAIVTGIDSALAHNIPINLRVVVDAENINDLPNLAQFAIDKGWINHPLFKTQIGRNYELHYCQADNAKLYNRASLYEKIYELIIQHPYILQFHKPAYSISKFLFEQGAMPNPLFDACPGCKTEWAFDYTGKIYPCTAMVGKNGEEVGTYYPTVSLNTIAIEEWERRDVTSIPQCQQCSLSLLCGGGCAAVAKNNHGNILHPDCRPVDTLLSMGISLYFEKEIGNYHVKSCNTNEVYNHTAKSGKAHQ; encoded by the coding sequence ATGAAATTATCACAGTATACTATAATTAGAAAATTACATGATTCAAACAATTACTTTATGATGAATCCCCTGAGCATGCAAGCTGACATCATATCACAGCATGAGATGAAAGCAATTGCTGATGGAACCTTTGATATAAGCATATTGAAACACAAGGGGTATGTGCTTGATGAACAGGAAGAAAAGATATTATACCGTAAAGCATATTTAGAATTTCTTGATACTCGCGACAACTCTGAGGTGCAAATATTCTTTGTTCCGTGGTATGCGTGCAATTTTGCTTGCTCCTACTGTTATCAATCAGGCTATGACAACAAAGGTACAGTTACACCTGAAGTGATTGATGCATTTTTTTCATATATTACCGCGCACATAACAAAACCAAAGTACATTACCCTCTTTGGTGGTGAGCCTCTTCTTGATTCACCTCATGCACGGGAAATAATTTCTTATTTTATTGAAAAAGCAAATCAGCATTCATTAAGTTTGGCGATAGTTACCAACGGATACACACTGAGTTCATATATTGACATTTTAAAAAAAGCAGCCATCCGTGAAATCCAGGTAACACTAGATGGCACACAAAATGTACATAATAAACGTAGATTCACAAAAACCAAAACACCAACATTTGATGCGATAGTTACCGGCATAGATAGTGCACTGGCACATAATATACCAATAAACTTACGTGTTGTCGTTGATGCAGAAAATATCAATGACCTTCCAAACTTAGCACAGTTTGCCATTGATAAAGGCTGGATAAACCACCCATTGTTTAAAACTCAAATTGGACGAAATTATGAACTTCACTATTGCCAGGCCGATAATGCAAAACTTTATAACAGAGCATCATTGTATGAAAAAATATATGAACTCATTATACAGCACCCATACATTCTGCAATTCCATAAGCCTGCTTATTCAATAAGCAAATTTTTATTTGAGCAAGGTGCTATGCCCAATCCCCTCTTTGATGCATGCCCTGGTTGTAAAACTGAGTGGGCGTTTGATTATACAGGGAAAATATATCCCTGTACTGCAATGGTGGGTAAAAATGGCGAAGAAGTTGGAACCTATTACCCCACTGTGTCATTGAATACTATTGCAATTGAAGAATGGGAAAGACGTGATGTTACATCCATACCACAATGTCAGCAATGTTCATTGAGCTTGCTGTGTGGCGGTGGTTGTGCCGCTGTTGCAAAAAACAATCACGGCAATATACTGCATCCTGATTGTAGGCCAGTTGATACATTGCTTTCAATGGGGATATCATTATATTTTGAAAAAGAAATAGGGAATTACCATGTAAAATCGTGTAATACCAACGAAGTATATAACCACACCGCCAAAAGCGGCAAGGCACATCAATAA
- a CDS encoding iron-containing alcohol dehydrogenase, which yields MQLPAYYEFCNSVKTIVGHKALEQIPQSLKAINAQRPMIITDKGVEQAGLIKIVQAAMQKSKLKAAALFDNVPADSDVKVVNEVAKIYRAKKCDSIIAVGGGSVLDTAKGANILVSENATDLLQFVGYGNVKRKLRPFVAVPTTAGTGSEVTSVAVIANHEKNIKMAFGSLFLLPDIAIIDSRMTKTLPPTITAFTGMDALTHAVEAYFCLAKNPLSDTTALAAIQLIAQNLVNVVKKPSDLDGRLALALASNLAGMAFSNSMVGLVHNIGHAIGGVCGVPHGVCMNILLPYGLEYNMHKRSQYIGELLYPLAGEEVYNKTQKKERPLKTVEYIRKLIQDLHDATDGKHPRFLKEVYDRSGKQMIPKEKLPDIAKTAMSDPAQFYNPEDLDYNDYIMVLEAAWEGIPLDRKKIKKG from the coding sequence ATGCAATTACCAGCATATTATGAATTTTGTAACAGTGTTAAAACAATAGTTGGCCATAAGGCCTTAGAGCAGATACCCCAGAGTCTGAAAGCAATCAATGCACAAAGGCCAATGATCATTACTGATAAAGGTGTTGAGCAGGCCGGACTTATAAAAATTGTCCAGGCAGCAATGCAAAAATCAAAACTCAAGGCTGCTGCACTCTTTGATAATGTACCAGCAGATTCAGATGTAAAAGTAGTCAATGAAGTGGCAAAAATTTACAGGGCAAAAAAATGTGATTCAATTATTGCCGTAGGCGGTGGCTCAGTTCTGGATACTGCAAAAGGGGCAAATATTCTTGTATCCGAAAATGCAACTGATTTATTGCAATTTGTGGGTTATGGTAATGTAAAACGCAAACTCCGCCCATTTGTAGCAGTACCAACAACGGCAGGAACAGGTTCTGAAGTGACTTCAGTTGCTGTTATTGCTAACCATGAAAAGAACATCAAAATGGCCTTTGGATCTTTATTTCTGCTACCTGACATTGCTATTATTGACTCCCGAATGACCAAAACGTTGCCACCAACCATAACAGCTTTTACCGGAATGGATGCCCTCACCCATGCTGTAGAAGCTTACTTCTGCCTGGCAAAAAATCCATTAAGTGACACAACAGCGCTTGCAGCAATACAGCTTATTGCACAAAATCTGGTCAATGTGGTTAAAAAACCTTCTGATCTCGATGGCAGGTTAGCACTGGCGCTGGCTTCAAACTTAGCTGGCATGGCTTTTTCCAATTCCATGGTTGGTCTTGTACACAACATTGGACATGCTATTGGGGGTGTGTGTGGTGTACCACATGGTGTATGCATGAATATACTGCTGCCGTATGGATTGGAGTACAACATGCATAAACGTTCACAGTACATTGGCGAGCTACTATATCCACTGGCTGGTGAAGAAGTATATAACAAAACACAAAAAAAAGAGAGGCCACTTAAAACTGTAGAATATATTCGAAAGCTTATTCAGGATCTGCATGATGCCACCGATGGCAAGCACCCGCGTTTCCTGAAAGAGGTATATGACAGAAGTGGCAAGCAGATGATACCCAAAGAAAAGCTCCCTGACATTGCAAAAACAGCAATGAGCGATCCAGCACAATTCTATAACCCCGAAGACCTTGATTACAATGATTACATCATGGTTTTAGAAGCAGCATGGGAAGGAATACCGCTTGACAGAAAAAAAATAAAAAAAGGATAA